GAGAGAAAGTAGATTCTTTGTACCCATGTGACCTGTTTCACACAGAGTTTCACACATTGGTGGATCACTGGGACAGTCAAAGGGGTTTCTGGATACATTACTTACATTACAAATAACTGTGCATAACAAGCGTACTAAACAACTGTATGTAACTATATAACTGTGGTACAACTCTAACTTAGAGTGCTCCATGAAGACAATTATCCAAGACAAGCTCCTCCACTGAGTGCACAAAGACAGATGATGCAATTAGTACTACAAAGCTCTTCACATTGATTTCCTTTTGATCTGTCCTGTGAATAATGACTGAAAGCTGCCTTTACTCAGCTGGAGGTAAGAGAGTTGATAGAGGTTTAGGAAGGGATGTGGGTAGATACTGTAAAGTTGTTTTCGCTGACCTTTTAATGAGCATATCTATAGACGTTTATACACTGTATTCTTTTTTGTGCAGCTCTACGGATGGCAATATCAATCAGTCACTTTGGTCCTTCCTGAATTATCTCAACAAATATGGGACGGATTAATGTTTTGTACTGACGTTCATGttgcccagaggatgaaccgtGACAACTTTGGTGATCATCTGATTTTTAGTGTCATTATCAGGTCAAATTTGTTCAATATTtgcaaaactaataaaaaatcAAGCATCATGTTAACGTTGTGAGTCTGTTATAGCACATTGATGTTAGAATTTAGCTCAAAGCCCTGTCTccataaactaaacaaaaactaaacatttaatGTCTTCTATATCTTTAATTCATCTCTGATGCTAACAGGATCCCGTGTTTTCATTTAGTCCCGTTATCAATGCTTCAAAGTTTTCACCTGGTCTTTCCTCTGTTAACCCTGATGACCCTGAGGCCAAACTTGTTGCTATTTTGCCAAACTAAAATTCAAGAATAACATATCAATATCAATCTTTCATccatcagtgttttctcttgtgTAATTACAGCATGGGCTACAAACCTTTTACTCTTGTTAAACCTTCTGACAGctaaaaagagaacaaaattGTGAATAATAGTCTGTAGTTCATGTGAGTCATTTGGTCTAAGAAATAAAAACTCAGCTGTAACTTCCAAAGCCACCCTCAACACAGCAGTGTATAAAAATGGCTTTAAACGATTAAAAGGAATATTTTGGGATCTCTAATAGACATAATTGGTTAGAGTTAGatgtctgtatgctaaatatgaagccacagtctacagtgttttcctcctgttttaAGTCTAGGCTAGGCTAACTGTGTCCTGGCTGTATCTTCATGTTTAGCAAACAagcatgagagtggtatcgatcttctcgtCTACTTCTCTgcaaaaaaagtacatttttccCCAAATGTCAGTCTGAGCAAACTGTCATGAATTAGTTGCATACACTACAGTATATGACTTAAACCTGATCTGGACTAACGTGATTTTCTTGTATACACTGTTTGATTCCCAGAGAGTTCCAGTTGAGGAAACACAAAACGCGCTTACAGAACTAAATTTGATTTTCTCAAAGAAGGGAATTACATATAACAAGCAATCCAGCATGCATGCAATACAACGTACAATGCtacaacaaacattaaatatgcacAATCAGGTATGCACTTACCAGTACGGACATTGGGGTCTCCAGAGGTTAGAAGGAAGCAGGTGGCCTCTTTCTTCGTCTTGTCTCGCCCTCGGGAGCACCGCAGGGACCACTTTTCACTGGGGGACAGCGGCTGGGTCAGGCTGCAGCCTTCCTCCTCTGAAAGGGCCACATTTGCATCCCCATTCTGTTTGGAGTCTgacaggaagacaaaaacatacagcGACGTAAATGCCAAAGCTTTTACTGAGACTACCCCGAGGGCTCAGACAAAGGCAGAGGTATATTGCATAAAATCGGTATTTTTCTGTGATCAAATTCAATTTGACTGAGATGTTATGAGAAGTAATTTGATCCTGGTGTGTTACTGTCTTTATGACTATGCGCTGCTCATCTGTCAGGCAAACTCTGAAAAGCCTTCGGAACTATGAGACTAGAAAGACACTGGCTGTTCACATTATTTAAGGCTTACGGCCCAAAATACGTATCATTTTATacttaatgaataaaaacaaaaaataagctTCAAGAGTCAGTGCATCcgaaatacaaagaaaacattttctattttaccTTTAGCTTTATTCAGCCATGCAGATAGTCTGGGTTTGAGATTTCACACTAAGATTTAGGCCTAAATACAGTGAATGAGTTTGTGTCTGTAAtctaaaaaaatgattttctggaAAGATTTTCCAAGAAAAAAATGGCTGTTATGCTAGGAAAACTACAGATAACAAATTATAAAGGGAAAATTTATGTgattattcatgtatttaagcaaatataagaaacataaaaacataatttatcagTAATGGCCGCACCATTATTGACATCAGAAAGCTGAGAGAATCTGCATGGCTAGATACCACAAGAGGTAAGACAGAGTCAATGTTTTTGCTGTAATTTGGCTGATCTGACCCTTTGACATTGCACTGCGGCCTAACCTGAGCGGTTCCTGCTGATGCTCTCctcagcagccagaggacacGTATCGCTCTGAgtgctgtctctgtgtgagtttgtttctgaCTTCCCAAACGAGGCAGAGTCAGTCGGGGCATCTGGGTTCGGgttgtgcttcttcttctttttcggCAGCTTCTGTTTGGCCATAGCCAGCGAGTAGTACATCCCAAAGTTATTGACGATGACAGGGACCGGCATGGCGATGGTCAACACCCCGGCCAACGCGCACAGCGCCCCTACCATCATGCCCAGCCACGTCTGTGGATACATGTCGCCATAGCCCAGCGTCGTCATGGTGACCACTGCCCACCAGAAGCTGATGGGGATGTTCTTGAAGTGTGTATGATTGGCACCTGTGGGGTCGTCAGGTTTGGCTCCGATGCGCTCAGCGTAGTATATCATGGTGGCAAAGATGAGTACACCCAGTGCCAAGAAGATGATGAGAAGGAGGAATTCATTGACACTGGCCCTCAGCGTGTGGCCCAACACGCGTAGGCCTACGAAGTGTCGTGTCAGCTTGAAGATCCGGAGGATCCGAACAAACCTCACCACACGGAGGAAGCCCAGTACATCGCTGGCAGCTTTAGATGACAGACCGCTCAGGCCCATCTCCAGGTAGAATGGCAGAATGGCCACAAAGTCAATGATGTTGAGCGTGTTCTTGATGAAGACCACTTTGTCTGGGCAGCAGACGATACGCACCAGGAATTCAAATGTGAACCAGACCACACAGACGCCTTCCACCATGATGAGGATGGGCTTGgtcaccatctccttcctcGACACTATCATTGTGACGTTGTTCACGACAACCTGGGCCGTCCGGTTCTGCAGTTCATTGAAGGCTTCATGGGTCTCCAGGCAGAACGTGGTGATGGACACcaagatgaaaaagagagaggcaaaTGCAACTCCCTGGATGAGACAGATGAAACAATTATTCAACACAATTTCATGTCAAGCAATCaataatgtatattattattaacgAGTGTTGTTTTGTGCAAGAGCTTCCATTGAAACCTTGCATGCCTGCATGACGTGTTCCTCTGGAAGACTATTTTTCAGTGCATGCCATATGAAATTATATTATAAGACTTCTTTTTATCTACAAAAGTATCACCAACAAAAAAGACATGGATGTGTCAATCAAGTCTACACAACAGCATGTTTTAAGAGATTATTTTCTGGCAGAGTCAGTGAGTATCAGGTGATTGAcagtaaacaaatgaaaacactgttatGTGAACACGAGTcaggcagagaaaaacacaataagaCACAAAGTTTGACAACAACAAAGTAAGGATGTAAGTTTATTGTGGTGGATCATTGTCTGTATAGTTAGTTTTGCATGTACGAGGTTAAAAAGCTTCATCTAAAGGGGACAAAATGAGGCCTGATACAGGGATGCTCGAAGTCATTCAGATTTGGGGATGCTGAGAAAAACTAACCGTCGATTTAATGACGTCAGACTTACAGCAATCTGACagtaaacatgaacacaaacatactgcaGGTCAAGGCGGTGCACGAAAACTCTGCCCAGTGAAGGAATTGTTGATATGAGAcagctgtcactgtgttttctgttaaaaGATTAACAATGGAGACTGAAATCTGTAGTGTAGTCCATACACTTTATCGCATCAGGCTTCATGATCAAACAATCAGTTGTTTTTAGTGTCTCCAATCTGTTAATATGCATGACCTCTTTCAGTTCTCTCCCCCAAACATCTTTCATCTACATCATAATCTGCATCTATAACTAAAATCACAGATCCTGTTGTCATAATGGCCTTTGTAGCTCTCTACTTTGTTTTAGTGGGACACTCTAAACTCCCTAAAActcatcatgtgtttgtgtgtgatggatCTGACCGCAATCTGGTCTGGAAATCAGGTTGTTTCTGTATTGTAGACATATTATTGATAAATAATGGATAGTCAAACCTCTTTCTTACCACAAATATTATGCTGGATCAAGCTGCAGATATTTCAATTCACCAGCTGACACTGCCATCACTATACCATGTCATTAGCATGCCCTAAATGTTTCTTCCCTAGACCAATACAACGAGTGTCAAATAAAGTGGAAAACAttgccccccaaaaaacaacatcaaacatAATCTAGTTTTTCTTGCTCCACTGCCACTGTGCCTCCTTATGACATCCTATTACCTGGCAGGAAATAATTCATTGTTGTGATTTTCCACTGACGATGCAGTTTGAAGATTAGTGAatgaagatatatatatatttttaaagtt
The sequence above is drawn from the Larimichthys crocea isolate SSNF chromosome XV, L_crocea_2.0, whole genome shotgun sequence genome and encodes:
- the kcnc4 gene encoding voltage-gated potassium channel KCNC4; its protein translation is MISSVCVSSYRGRKSGNKPPSKSCLKEEMARGEDSDKIIINVGGTRHETYKSTLRTLPGTRLAWLADPDTQVSSDSDAAPPSTTEFFFDRHPGIFAYVLNYYRTGKLHCPADVCGPLFEEELAFWGIDETDVEPCCWMTYRQHRDAEEALDIFEPPDPDDTDDDREIPRRFGIEDCPDRSRGCCEVWQPKIWALFDDPYSSRAARGVAFASLFFILVSITTFCLETHEAFNELQNRTAQVVVNNVTMIVSRKEMVTKPILIMVEGVCVVWFTFEFLVRIVCCPDKVVFIKNTLNIIDFVAILPFYLEMGLSGLSSKAASDVLGFLRVVRFVRILRIFKLTRHFVGLRVLGHTLRASVNEFLLLIIFLALGVLIFATMIYYAERIGAKPDDPTGANHTHFKNIPISFWWAVVTMTTLGYGDMYPQTWLGMMVGALCALAGVLTIAMPVPVIVNNFGMYYSLAMAKQKLPKKKKKHNPNPDAPTDSASFGKSETNSHRDSTQSDTCPLAAEESISRNRSDSKQNGDANVALSEEEGCSLTQPLSPSEKWSLRCSRGRDKTKKEATCFLLTSGDPNVRTESCKDILAATGNYAQPEVTTLT